Proteins encoded together in one Fibrobacter sp. window:
- the rsgA gene encoding ribosome small subunit-dependent GTPase A, producing MRSNFEADNDFEEEEAPLRSVRPTRRDHRSRRIDVMKELESGVVDERPIKERYSREFKKAKIKKVKDPIENIGEENCVEGLVMEVHRRTCEVRLDEARSPIGSGMTSDASTLEPGTSNLEPGASSLIVTAMYRATTSKTLGEFPAVGDRVLLGQVNDAEDEGDGVGSQKYCVVRVLPRKSELKRPGPRDSFYKQQTLAANIDQVVIVASVTQPEFNYGFMDRFLLAANLNDLPFVLVLTKMDLLPDGEKDLSEDIRDFMSIADKVIPVSVRTGEGLETLKAELNGKSSVFSGQSGVGKSTLVNALVPEAELQTGEVRERDGKGRHTTTSSSLFDLPLEDFPDGGIVIDTPGIRSIGLMDMEGETLAKIFPGFFEDDLFTCKYSNCLHLKEPGCAVRAAVESGRLTPARYASYLRILNSKN from the coding sequence ATGCGAAGTAATTTCGAAGCCGACAACGACTTTGAAGAGGAAGAAGCACCGCTTCGCTCTGTGCGCCCCACCCGCCGCGACCATCGCAGTCGACGTATCGACGTGATGAAGGAATTGGAGAGTGGCGTGGTCGATGAACGTCCCATCAAGGAACGTTACAGCCGCGAATTTAAGAAGGCTAAGATCAAGAAGGTTAAGGACCCCATCGAAAATATCGGTGAGGAAAACTGCGTGGAAGGCCTGGTGATGGAAGTTCATCGCCGTACCTGCGAAGTGCGATTAGACGAAGCTAGATCCCCGATCGGGTCGGGGATGACATCTGACGCCTCGACCCTCGAGCCTGGAACCTCGAACCTGGAACCTGGAGCCTCGAGCCTCATCGTAACCGCCATGTACCGCGCCACCACGTCCAAGACCTTGGGCGAATTCCCTGCCGTAGGCGACCGCGTACTCCTGGGGCAGGTGAATGATGCTGAAGACGAAGGCGATGGCGTTGGCTCCCAGAAGTACTGCGTGGTACGCGTACTTCCCCGTAAGAGCGAATTGAAGCGCCCGGGCCCCCGCGATAGCTTTTATAAACAGCAGACTCTTGCGGCAAATATCGACCAGGTGGTCATTGTGGCAAGCGTGACTCAGCCGGAATTCAACTACGGCTTCATGGACCGTTTTCTGTTAGCGGCAAACTTGAACGACCTGCCCTTTGTGCTGGTTCTTACCAAGATGGATTTGCTTCCAGACGGAGAAAAAGATCTTTCCGAAGACATTCGGGACTTTATGTCCATTGCCGACAAGGTGATTCCCGTAAGTGTGCGGACTGGGGAAGGCCTGGAAACCTTGAAGGCAGAACTCAATGGAAAGTCCTCTGTCTTTAGTGGTCAGAGTGGTGTAGGCAAGTCTACCTTGGTGAACGCTCTCGTTCCCGAAGCTGAACTGCAGACTGGTGAAGTCCGCGAACGTGATGGCAAGGGCCGTCATACCACCACCTCCTCCAGCTTGTTCGACTTGCCTCTGGAAGATTTCCCCGATGGCGGTATCGTCATTGATACTCCGGGTATCCGCTCCATCGGACTTATGGATATGGAAGGGGAGACCTTGGCAAAGATTTTCCCGGGTTTCTTTGAAGATGATTTGTTCACTTGCAAGTACAGTAACTGCCTGCACCTTAAGGAACCTGGCTGTGCAGTGCGTGCTGCGGTCGAAAGCGGTAGGCTGACTCCTGCTCGCTATGCAAGTTACTTGCGAATTCTGAATTCGAAGAATTAG
- a CDS encoding nicotinate-nicotinamide nucleotide adenylyltransferase has product MSTKNVAILGGAFDPVHKDHVTVAKTCLDRGFCDEVWFMPSPDRWDKTLNASPEDRFAMLELAFSGDTRLVLSDLEIQQGDYRGSYVFLMGVKEMFPDINFRLLVGADSYENIPHWRDPMNFFGTNYNGHLLLRDIELIVFARQGYEKPNIAAHNAKGYAPLLWLGPEEGFEGVYSSTAIRKALLCDYNECPEGLDPKVFEYIKEHDLYRE; this is encoded by the coding sequence ATGTCTACTAAGAATGTTGCCATTCTTGGGGGAGCTTTCGATCCTGTACATAAGGATCATGTGACTGTTGCAAAGACTTGCCTTGACCGCGGTTTTTGCGACGAAGTTTGGTTCATGCCTAGCCCCGACCGTTGGGACAAGACATTGAACGCGAGCCCGGAAGATCGTTTCGCCATGCTGGAACTTGCGTTTTCTGGCGATACTCGACTGGTACTTTCTGACTTGGAAATTCAGCAGGGCGACTATCGTGGTTCCTATGTGTTTTTGATGGGTGTGAAGGAGATGTTCCCGGACATCAATTTCCGCTTGTTGGTGGGCGCCGACAGCTATGAGAATATTCCTCATTGGCGCGACCCCATGAATTTCTTTGGCACCAACTATAATGGACATCTTCTGCTTCGCGATATTGAACTGATTGTATTCGCTCGCCAAGGTTACGAGAAGCCGAATATTGCCGCCCACAATGCCAAGGGCTACGCTCCGCTTTTGTGGCTGGGCCCGGAAGAAGGTTTTGAAGGTGTTTATTCTAGTACGGCAATTCGAAAGGCTTTGCTCTGCGATTATAACGAGTGCCCCGAGGGATTGGATCCCAAGGTATTTGAATACATCAAGGAACACGACCTGTATAGAGAGTGA
- a CDS encoding RluA family pseudouridine synthase, whose product MVPSDMYFESVVQPEHEGWLLLKSLCARFTYHSEMDWADKLARGLVTINGKVANASTIAHKNDKVVYHVENYTEPEVPTNYEIVFEDDEFMLVAKPAGVPVHHTGRIFYNTFTSIVRRGTDYETATPMHRLDRDTGGLMLFAKYAESAARFQKNLDRILLRKFYMAVVRGDFQMVVPELADNAAAQCVSLGEDDRGSFMDCRIPLREDPNDNIRLRMHYFADGKECHTRFRVLKRGTLPNGESYSVVEAELLTGRKHQIRAHLSELGFPILGDRLYSFGGKFYEKMTDKVAEARARGELSQEDALTEEDYAVLGGRSHMLYAYKAEIQLPYWRESREFSCENFPEDMAKLV is encoded by the coding sequence ATGGTTCCTTCTGATATGTACTTTGAAAGCGTGGTACAGCCTGAACATGAAGGCTGGCTGTTGCTTAAATCGCTGTGTGCCCGTTTTACTTACCATAGTGAGATGGACTGGGCGGATAAACTTGCCCGCGGTCTTGTGACTATCAATGGGAAAGTGGCCAACGCTTCTACAATCGCCCACAAGAACGACAAGGTTGTCTATCACGTAGAAAACTATACGGAGCCTGAAGTTCCCACTAACTACGAAATCGTTTTTGAAGATGATGAGTTCATGCTGGTGGCAAAGCCGGCTGGTGTTCCTGTGCATCATACGGGGCGGATCTTCTACAATACATTTACATCCATCGTTCGTCGCGGAACGGATTATGAAACGGCGACGCCCATGCACCGCTTGGACCGCGATACCGGTGGCTTGATGCTGTTTGCAAAGTATGCGGAATCCGCTGCAAGATTCCAGAAGAACTTGGATCGCATTCTGTTGCGCAAGTTCTATATGGCGGTTGTCCGCGGGGATTTCCAGATGGTGGTGCCGGAACTTGCCGATAACGCCGCGGCACAGTGCGTGTCCCTCGGGGAGGATGATCGCGGTTCCTTTATGGATTGCAGGATACCCCTGCGCGAGGACCCGAACGATAACATCCGCCTTCGCATGCATTATTTTGCAGATGGCAAGGAATGCCATACCCGCTTCCGTGTGCTGAAGCGCGGAACCTTGCCCAATGGTGAATCTTATTCTGTGGTGGAGGCGGAACTTCTCACAGGCCGCAAGCACCAAATCCGTGCTCATCTGTCTGAACTAGGATTCCCGATTTTGGGTGACCGCCTTTATAGCTTTGGCGGAAAGTTCTACGAGAAGATGACGGATAAGGTGGCGGAAGCCCGCGCACGAGGAGAGCTTAGTCAGGAAGATGCGTTGACTGAAGAAGATTATGCCGTTCTTGGCGGTCGTAGCCACATGCTTTACGCCTACAAGGCTGAAATTCAGCTGCCTTACTGGCGGGAATCCAGGGAGTTTTCCTGCGAAAATTTCCCGGAAGATATGGCAAAGCTGGTTTGA
- a CDS encoding geranylgeranylglycerol-phosphate geranylgeranyltransferase yields the protein MLATIFKMTRPVNIVIAVVTLFIGYFLQGVLALGANDVPVYSLVLQALGFAFAIGFGNIQNDVLDFESDKLNRPERPLPSGRISISTAKTAWIVMAILTVMCGITDGILSGAYVTPSLFFAALVLLLIAYNKKLKHIPLLKNMTVAFLCATPLILNLLYTVVVIDKTSIAFSSRLGNLYPAMLFAFLLTTTREIYKDLEDEIGDLKAGIMTFPLIAGAPTARRLAGALAIFSWLLLPLPVVQGYFSKWFLIVAAATLTPTLGAAIVSAHQRKYHRAQGLIKIAMFLGLIALVVSTVVEPHYTFISSISYIHTKPTLMY from the coding sequence ATGCTTGCAACAATTTTCAAAATGACCCGCCCCGTGAATATCGTTATTGCCGTTGTGACCTTGTTCATCGGGTATTTTCTGCAGGGAGTTCTCGCACTTGGCGCGAACGACGTCCCGGTTTACAGCCTTGTTCTGCAAGCTCTAGGTTTCGCCTTCGCCATCGGTTTTGGAAACATCCAGAACGACGTCCTTGATTTTGAAAGCGACAAGCTGAACCGTCCTGAACGCCCGCTACCCAGTGGCCGCATAAGCATTAGCACGGCAAAAACAGCATGGATCGTCATGGCAATTCTTACCGTCATGTGCGGGATTACCGACGGCATTTTATCCGGAGCCTATGTGACACCCTCCCTGTTCTTTGCGGCTCTTGTTCTTTTGCTTATCGCCTACAACAAGAAGCTGAAACACATTCCCCTGCTGAAGAACATGACGGTTGCATTTCTCTGCGCCACCCCTTTAATCCTGAACTTACTTTACACGGTTGTTGTTATCGATAAGACATCTATTGCATTTTCCTCGCGACTCGGAAATCTCTATCCCGCCATGCTATTCGCCTTTCTGCTCACCACCACCCGGGAAATCTACAAGGACCTTGAAGACGAAATCGGGGATCTCAAGGCTGGCATCATGACTTTTCCACTCATTGCAGGCGCACCCACGGCACGCCGCCTTGCTGGCGCCTTAGCCATTTTCAGCTGGCTCCTCCTGCCCCTGCCTGTCGTACAGGGCTACTTTTCCAAATGGTTCTTGATCGTTGCCGCCGCCACTCTTACCCCAACCCTTGGGGCAGCCATCGTTTCCGCTCACCAGAGAAAATACCACAGAGCCCAAGGCCTGATCAAGATTGCCATGTTCCTGGGATTAATCGCTTTGGTGGTAAGCACCGTCGTAGAGCCTCACTATACTTTCATATCAAGCATTTCCTACATTCACACGAAACCAACCTTGATGTACTAG
- a CDS encoding Nif3-like dinuclear metal center hexameric protein: MKLNEFSAWLNELLSPQLFHDYCNNGLCVEASDEVTKVITGVSFRDRLIEAAVEEGADCIIVHHPNGFWKNEDRILTGKFGERMRRLMKLGISLYGYHLPLDGHRGIGNNALIAKAMGLSNIQGFMQEGDASVGIIGEWESPATQVEFLESANIAFPMGVQNQFLFGSDSIKKVAICSGSGASGIEEAVNLGCDAFVTGEIKESVPILVEEAGFNLISAGHHRSEVFGVRALAQKINEELRIPAKFIDVDNPI; the protein is encoded by the coding sequence ATGAAACTTAATGAATTTTCTGCTTGGTTGAATGAACTGCTTTCTCCGCAGTTGTTCCATGATTATTGCAATAACGGCCTCTGTGTCGAGGCTTCTGACGAAGTGACTAAGGTGATTACCGGCGTCAGCTTCCGCGACCGCTTGATTGAAGCTGCTGTGGAAGAAGGTGCAGACTGTATTATTGTCCACCATCCCAATGGCTTCTGGAAGAATGAGGACCGTATTCTTACGGGAAAGTTCGGTGAACGTATGCGCCGCCTTATGAAGTTGGGTATTTCCTTGTATGGCTATCATCTGCCTTTGGATGGCCACCGCGGCATCGGCAACAACGCCCTTATCGCCAAGGCTATGGGCTTGAGCAATATCCAAGGTTTTATGCAGGAAGGCGATGCTTCCGTTGGTATTATCGGCGAGTGGGAATCTCCTGCAACTCAGGTGGAATTCCTGGAAAGTGCAAACATTGCGTTCCCCATGGGTGTCCAGAACCAGTTCCTTTTTGGAAGTGATTCCATTAAGAAGGTGGCGATCTGTAGTGGATCTGGAGCTAGCGGCATTGAAGAAGCTGTGAATTTGGGCTGTGACGCTTTCGTTACTGGTGAAATCAAGGAATCCGTTCCTATCCTGGTGGAAGAAGCTGGCTTCAATTTGATTTCTGCCGGTCATCATCGTTCCGAGGTCTTCGGTGTACGTGCCCTGGCCCAGAAAATCAATGAAGAACTGCGAATTCCCGCCAAATTCATCGACGTGGATAATCCTATTTAA
- a CDS encoding DUF1565 domain-containing protein: protein MKKSKLFAAAAILAGAFGSAQAADLYVSLNTGANGNDGSKAAPYKNLWKALKVAQAGDVIHVAQGVYQGQTKRGWFDITEPVSIIGGYSDDFSSRDPLKNVTMLQPKNENNKDQGTGLGILNIGFEGKQNVNMVIDGLVIDEAYSNTYHPVKGKPEGFALGMLVPQGPAKGNTLDNPTVEASNPSRVAAMIYIRGVYDTGNITIQNCIFANGDNYGIMGGWPEGKISVLNNVFVNNRMIGVELTGAKPDQYGKPTPNIANLEVANNTILFTWSRTNEMVDMGYGLRCNAKFNCDFHNNIIGLSVFSGVDMTKGEDKTKNIKIDNNVFFLNKKGDLSFTISPNMKFIGVDEFEDIEGEPGYKSMQGNIALKDPKVFGAKINQNYLENFLIASYKEKTDYNPNSPANLFRAALGMNQVGSIQSSVSMYANHYPVEEMYQLFGAMEKYGAQPIK from the coding sequence ATGAAAAAGAGCAAGTTGTTTGCTGCCGCAGCTATTCTGGCAGGAGCATTCGGTTCCGCACAGGCTGCAGACCTCTACGTTTCCCTCAATACCGGCGCCAATGGTAACGATGGTTCCAAGGCTGCCCCCTACAAGAATCTTTGGAAGGCACTCAAGGTAGCCCAGGCCGGCGACGTCATTCACGTGGCACAGGGCGTTTACCAGGGCCAGACCAAGCGCGGCTGGTTCGACATTACCGAACCGGTCAGCATCATTGGCGGCTACTCCGACGACTTCAGCTCCCGCGACCCTCTCAAGAACGTCACCATGCTCCAGCCCAAGAACGAAAACAACAAGGACCAGGGCACAGGCCTCGGCATCCTCAACATCGGTTTTGAAGGCAAGCAGAACGTGAACATGGTCATCGACGGTCTCGTCATCGACGAAGCCTACTCCAACACTTACCACCCGGTGAAAGGCAAGCCGGAAGGTTTCGCCTTGGGCATGCTGGTTCCTCAGGGTCCGGCAAAGGGCAACACCCTGGACAACCCCACCGTTGAAGCATCCAACCCGTCCCGCGTAGCAGCAATGATCTACATCCGCGGCGTGTACGACACCGGTAACATCACCATTCAGAACTGCATTTTCGCCAACGGTGACAACTATGGCATCATGGGCGGCTGGCCCGAAGGTAAGATCAGCGTTTTGAACAATGTGTTCGTGAACAACCGCATGATCGGCGTGGAACTTACCGGTGCAAAGCCGGACCAGTACGGCAAGCCCACACCTAATATCGCAAACCTCGAAGTTGCAAACAACACCATTCTCTTCACCTGGTCCCGCACCAACGAAATGGTGGACATGGGCTACGGCCTCCGTTGCAACGCCAAGTTCAACTGCGACTTCCATAACAACATCATCGGCCTCAGCGTATTCTCCGGCGTCGACATGACCAAGGGCGAAGACAAGACCAAGAACATCAAGATCGATAACAACGTGTTCTTCCTGAACAAGAAGGGCGACCTGTCCTTCACCATCAGCCCCAACATGAAGTTCATCGGTGTTGACGAATTTGAGGACATCGAAGGCGAACCGGGTTACAAGTCCATGCAGGGCAATATCGCCTTGAAGGACCCCAAGGTTTTCGGCGCCAAGATCAACCAGAACTACCTTGAAAACTTCCTGATAGCAAGCTACAAGGAAAAGACCGACTACAACCCGAATTCTCCTGCAAACCTGTTCCGTGCAGCACTTGGCATGAACCAGGTCGGTTCCATCCAGAGCAGCGTATCCATGTACGCCAACCACTACCCAGTTGAAGAAATGTACCAGCTCTTCGGTGCCATGGAAAAGTACGGCGCACAGCCCATTAAGTAA
- a CDS encoding MBOAT family protein, with protein sequence MVFSSQLFLFYFLPTFLVGYFVLCKLGARHSYLNFFITVFSYIFYGWLEPWLVFLMFGSTLVVYIAGKLISAEGASKRQRNLGLALAVVTNLGALGFFKYYMFGMGAINSVLVKLGCEPFTIMTVLLPVGISFYTFQSMSYAIDVWRGTAPPVKNFATFACYVALFPQLVAGPIVRYNTVAEELDTRTHSVENFVRGIEFFCFGFAEKIFLANQVGIIADRVFAADAPGVLNCWWGAIAYMFQIYFDFSAYSNMAIGLGLMLGFHFPRNFDGPYRSLSITEFWKRWHISLTSWFRDYLYIALGGNRVSKPRLYFNLFMVMFVSGVWHGANWTFICWGLYHAFFMIVERANNKQAFYAKAPKVIQLLITQVIVLFGWVLFRADNIGEAWRMWKAMLGLNAVSVYDSVLTAEIFTPTCVFFMIVAGVLSFWKFRSFDWCNKVSPKRAVLALVIFVVAVLALFTQSYNPFLYFQF encoded by the coding sequence ATGGTTTTTTCTTCTCAGCTTTTCTTGTTCTACTTTTTACCCACGTTCCTCGTCGGGTATTTTGTTCTGTGTAAGCTTGGTGCCAGGCATTCCTACCTGAATTTCTTTATCACGGTTTTCAGCTATATCTTCTATGGTTGGTTGGAACCGTGGCTTGTTTTTTTGATGTTCGGCTCCACCTTGGTGGTGTACATTGCAGGCAAGCTGATTTCTGCGGAAGGAGCTAGCAAGCGTCAACGAAATCTTGGCTTGGCTCTCGCCGTGGTGACCAATCTTGGCGCACTGGGATTTTTCAAATACTACATGTTTGGCATGGGGGCTATAAACTCGGTCCTTGTGAAACTTGGTTGTGAACCCTTTACCATTATGACGGTTCTCTTGCCGGTGGGTATTTCCTTCTATACCTTCCAGTCCATGAGCTACGCCATTGACGTTTGGCGCGGTACTGCTCCTCCGGTAAAGAACTTTGCAACGTTTGCCTGCTATGTGGCCCTGTTTCCCCAGTTGGTGGCGGGTCCTATTGTCCGTTACAATACGGTGGCTGAGGAGTTGGATACAAGAACCCATTCCGTTGAGAATTTTGTTCGCGGTATAGAGTTCTTCTGCTTTGGTTTTGCGGAAAAGATTTTCCTTGCGAATCAGGTTGGTATTATTGCGGATAGAGTCTTTGCTGCTGATGCGCCTGGAGTCTTGAATTGCTGGTGGGGCGCCATTGCCTACATGTTCCAGATTTACTTTGACTTTTCTGCCTATTCTAACATGGCCATTGGGCTAGGCTTGATGCTGGGATTCCATTTCCCGAGAAATTTTGATGGTCCGTATAGGTCTCTCAGCATTACCGAATTTTGGAAGCGGTGGCATATTTCCTTGACTAGCTGGTTCCGTGACTACCTTTACATTGCCTTGGGTGGTAACCGCGTCAGCAAGCCCAGACTTTATTTCAATCTGTTCATGGTGATGTTCGTCAGCGGTGTATGGCACGGTGCCAACTGGACGTTCATTTGCTGGGGCTTGTACCACGCTTTCTTTATGATTGTGGAACGTGCCAACAATAAGCAAGCTTTCTATGCGAAGGCTCCGAAAGTTATCCAGTTGTTGATTACCCAGGTCATTGTCTTGTTTGGCTGGGTTCTGTTCCGTGCGGATAATATTGGTGAAGCTTGGCGTATGTGGAAAGCCATGTTGGGCTTGAATGCGGTTAGTGTTTATGATTCTGTTTTGACTGCAGAAATATTTACTCCGACCTGCGTATTTTTCATGATTGTCGCAGGAGTGCTTTCATTCTGGAAGTTCCGTTCCTTTGATTGGTGCAACAAGGTAAGCCCCAAACGAGCCGTCCTGGCTTTGGTAATTTTTGTGGTTGCGGTGCTGGCTTTGTTCACCCAGAGCTATAATCCGTTCCTTTACTTCCAGTTCTAG
- the purF gene encoding amidophosphoribosyltransferase, with product MLEEIHEECGVIGIFNGENVVRNVTMGLYALQHRGQESAGFAVTDGDKIRVRKSMGLVSTLLQEHNVDECPGNTCIGHVRYSTTGASTLANAQPILVSCKWGQLAVAHNGNITNANELRQEMEAEGHIFQTTSDSEILLHEIARTEADDLGQAIKKAITKFTGCFCLIFISKDTMYVARDGFGFRPLSIARMGKSWCVASETCAFDLLGAHYVRDIQPGEFLTITNNGLHSERFTQKDRLAHCIFEYIYFSRPDSKIFEQSCDKVRRKMGKQLAKECPVDADIVISVPDSATTAALGYAQASGIRFEIGLLRNHYVGRTFIDPTQNVREQKVKLKFNPIEGVLKNKRVCVVEDSIVRGTTLKILSKMLRDAGALEVHIRIASPPVAHPCFFGMDFPSQGELAASSMTPDEIAKMLGVESLGYLSVEGMKECTGEGENYCAACFDNDYPDYTGSNTDKTRYG from the coding sequence ATGCTCGAAGAAATTCATGAAGAATGCGGCGTCATCGGCATTTTCAATGGCGAGAACGTTGTCCGCAATGTTACCATGGGTCTGTACGCTCTGCAGCACCGCGGTCAGGAATCTGCAGGCTTTGCAGTGACCGACGGCGACAAGATTCGCGTCCGTAAATCCATGGGTCTGGTCTCCACCCTTTTGCAGGAACACAACGTTGACGAATGTCCGGGGAACACCTGCATCGGCCACGTCCGTTACAGCACCACAGGCGCAAGCACCCTCGCAAATGCCCAGCCCATCCTGGTGAGTTGCAAGTGGGGCCAGCTGGCTGTAGCCCACAACGGAAACATTACTAACGCCAACGAGCTTCGCCAGGAAATGGAAGCCGAAGGTCACATTTTCCAGACCACTTCCGACTCAGAAATTCTTCTTCATGAAATCGCCCGCACAGAAGCCGATGACTTGGGACAAGCAATCAAGAAAGCTATTACCAAATTCACCGGCTGTTTTTGTCTGATCTTCATCAGCAAGGACACCATGTACGTGGCCCGCGACGGCTTCGGCTTCCGCCCCCTTTCCATCGCCCGCATGGGCAAGTCCTGGTGCGTGGCCTCCGAGACCTGCGCCTTCGACCTGCTGGGAGCCCACTACGTACGTGACATCCAGCCCGGCGAATTCCTCACCATCACAAACAACGGCCTCCATTCCGAACGCTTCACCCAGAAGGACCGTCTGGCCCACTGCATTTTCGAATACATCTACTTCAGCCGCCCGGACTCCAAGATCTTCGAGCAGTCCTGCGACAAGGTCCGCCGCAAGATGGGTAAGCAGTTGGCCAAGGAATGCCCGGTGGACGCAGACATTGTCATTTCCGTCCCGGACAGCGCCACTACCGCAGCCCTGGGCTACGCACAGGCCAGCGGCATCCGCTTCGAAATCGGGCTTCTCCGTAACCATTACGTGGGCCGTACCTTTATCGACCCCACCCAAAACGTTCGCGAACAAAAAGTCAAGCTGAAGTTCAACCCCATCGAAGGCGTCTTAAAAAACAAGCGCGTCTGCGTGGTGGAAGACTCCATCGTACGCGGCACAACGCTAAAGATTCTCTCCAAGATGCTCCGTGACGCAGGCGCTCTCGAAGTTCACATCCGCATCGCATCTCCTCCGGTAGCTCACCCCTGCTTCTTCGGCATGGACTTCCCCAGCCAGGGCGAACTTGCCGCAAGCTCCATGACTCCCGACGAAATCGCAAAGATGCTTGGCGTAGAAAGCCTTGGCTACCTCAGCGTGGAAGGCATGAAGGAATGCACCGGCGAAGGCGAAAACTACTGCGCCGCCTGCTTCGACAACGACTATCCCGACTACACCGGCAGCAACACCGACAAGACAAGATACGGCTA
- the metK gene encoding methionine adenosyltransferase, translating into MAHYLFTSESVSKGHPDKVCDQISDAILDACLAQDPSSRVACETLVNTGLVVISGEITTKADIDYQSIARETIKGIGYTDSEIGFDYKSCAVLVAVDKQSPDIAQGVDAKAADGKEDDKQGAGDQGMMFGFACDDTKELMPLPISLAHKLMEEIQNLREKGKIKWLRPDAKSQVTVEYDENDKPVRVDTVVISTQHEEKVNGKELKHSQIEKEIIEKLIKKVIPAKLLDKKTRYLINPTGKFVVGGPHGDCGLTGRKIIVDTYGGMGRHGGGAFSGKDPSKVDRSGAYAARYVAKNIVAAGLARRCEVQVAYAIGYSKPVSVLVNTFGTGKIGDREIEALVAKFFDLSPAGLNKMLDLKKPGYQATAALGHFGREGKRFTWEKTDKAAALKKAAGIK; encoded by the coding sequence ATGGCACATTATCTCTTTACTTCCGAATCCGTTTCCAAGGGTCATCCGGACAAGGTCTGCGACCAGATTTCCGATGCTATCTTGGACGCCTGCCTTGCTCAGGACCCCTCCAGCCGCGTTGCTTGCGAAACTCTCGTGAACACCGGTCTCGTGGTCATCTCCGGTGAAATCACCACCAAGGCAGACATCGACTACCAGTCCATCGCTCGCGAAACCATCAAGGGCATCGGTTACACCGATTCCGAAATCGGCTTCGACTACAAGAGCTGCGCTGTTCTCGTTGCAGTTGACAAGCAGTCCCCGGACATCGCTCAGGGTGTTGACGCTAAGGCTGCCGACGGTAAGGAAGACGACAAGCAGGGTGCTGGCGACCAGGGCATGATGTTCGGCTTTGCTTGCGACGATACCAAGGAATTGATGCCGCTCCCCATCAGCCTCGCCCACAAGCTCATGGAAGAAATCCAGAACCTCCGCGAAAAGGGCAAGATCAAGTGGCTCCGTCCGGACGCAAAGTCCCAGGTTACTGTTGAATATGACGAAAACGACAAGCCGGTCCGCGTGGACACCGTCGTTATCTCTACCCAGCACGAAGAAAAGGTCAACGGCAAGGAACTGAAGCACAGCCAGATCGAAAAGGAAATCATCGAAAAGCTCATCAAGAAGGTGATTCCGGCTAAGCTTCTGGACAAGAAGACCCGTTACCTCATCAACCCCACCGGCAAGTTCGTCGTTGGCGGTCCTCATGGCGACTGCGGCCTTACCGGTCGTAAGATCATCGTGGACACCTACGGTGGCATGGGCCGTCATGGTGGTGGCGCTTTCAGCGGTAAGGACCCGTCCAAGGTGGACCGTTCCGGCGCATACGCTGCACGTTACGTTGCAAAGAACATCGTGGCAGCAGGCCTCGCCCGCCGTTGCGAAGTCCAGGTTGCATACGCCATCGGTTACTCCAAGCCGGTTTCTGTTCTCGTGAACACCTTCGGCACCGGTAAGATCGGCGACCGCGAAATCGAAGCTCTCGTAGCAAAGTTCTTCGACCTCTCTCCGGCAGGCCTCAACAAGATGCTTGACCTGAAGAAGCCGGGTTACCAGGCAACTGCCGCTCTCGGCCACTTCGGTCGTGAAGGCAAGCGCTTCACTTGGGAAAAGACTGACAAGGCTGCCGCACTTAAGAAAGCTGCCGGCATCAAGTAA